The genomic segment AGGACTCCGGGAAATCCCTGATGtgcctcccctttttcttttcctgaattcCTTGTTTATCTTCACTGAGTTTCAGCTTTATAGAAAGCTGACAGCTTTTCAGAACACACACGGAATAGACTAAGGGATAAaataagccattaaaaaaagattaGAGAAACACCCCACTAGCAGTGAGAAGCCTCGGGAACCGATGCGTTACCGTTAAGCCCAAGCTTCCACCTTGCtaggaaaatgaagctttttgcaGAGGTTTTTTAAGACCTGGGTTGGCCAACCATCAGCCTGCTTGCACCAGCGCAGACCGACAGCACGCACAGGCGTTTCCCCCGTGAGGGCAGCAGTAACAGCTGCCCGCAGGCCCTGGACCAGCCTGCCTCGGCCCCCACATAATTCTGTCTCAGTCTCGGCTTTTTAATCCCCAGGAACAAGTTGAGGAGCTGGAAGACaggctgaaagagctgaagaACGGCATCCAGCTTCAGCAGCGCAAGAATCAAGAGCTGGAAGAGCTGAGGAGCAGCCTCCACCAGGAGCTATCCATTTACAAGTCAGTTTGTTTCTCTTTACTTTGTTGAGCAGAGCTGTATAgcagggcagcaaggaagagtCTGATGGAGAACGCATTGGAACGAGGCTCAGACCCTAGATGGTGGTTATATAGCTCTTAGACAGCTAAATCTTTGGCCCCCAGTTCCTGTACAAGTGGAAGTTGTGTGAACAAGGAGTCTGTTGTGGTAGCACAGTGGAAACTCCAGACCTTTTACCCCACAGCAAATAGTAATTTGATGGAAATTTCTGTACAAACTAAAAGTAGAGATTGTTTTCCAAGAAACAGGTCTGGCAACTTAAAAATTAGCTGTTCCCTTAGCAACATATGTAAAAGGAGCTGAGTTTTAAGTTTGGGAAACACTACTGTGGATGTTCTTCATCAGCAAAGAACAACTATCTTCTACTTGTGAATCCATactgctgcctttgctcaggaCTTCTTTATTATATGGGATATTTTACAGCTCCAAAAAATGATTGTAAGTTTGTGGAGTATTTTACTTACCAAACTTTGCGTTCTTACGTATTACTCCAGTCGCAGTCGTATACACTCGTAACCATTTTCTGTAGCTTCACTGTTACTACAGTATCCTTTTCCCCATTTCCTCCTCCAAAGTTGCTTGTGCAAACGTGCCGGGGAAGACTATTCCCTACTACGGTAGGTATAGCTTTATTTTATGCACATCTCTCTCTGTTTTAGCCTGTCATGGCACCAGACATTCTCTTAATATTTACGAACAAGAGTAATTGTATTCAGGATCCTGAAGAGATACCAGCAACCAGTATGTCTTTGCTACTTGGGATCCTTCTAAATCACAGGTTGTAGAGGCCAATGTTTAAGTctgggtgcagcagcagcagcagactctCATGGGGACCTATGAAGTGCCATCAGTGGAAGTGATAGCATGTAAGACTTCTTAAATGTTAGACCACCTCATTAAGTTTCACATTTGAACGAGGGAACTGCAGAGTTATGCATCTGACCTGTCTTCTCCTGTAGCCTACACCAAAGATTACGTTCCCTTCTTTCTGCTAGAGCTAGCTTCGCATTTGTCTCTAGAAGGCCTGAGTCAGGTCTGCGCGCTCACCTGACCATGCACTTAGCCAGCTTCTTACTGGATTAATTTTCTTCCGTACTGTGAGAAGGAAGAATGCTTGTCAGACATAGCTTATGTCCCCATCCCCTGCTTGCTCCAGGCAGAACACTACATATAAGTATTCAGTAGCCTAAACGTACTTTCTACCCATACAGGGGCTGCTTAGAAATCTATGGACACCTTtgcaaatcagaagaaaaagcagaccaGGACTATTAGGAATGAAGGACTTTCCCCCTTTTTAGCAAAAGTGAAGGACAGAGGCATCTGCAGGGGACATTTCCCTCTTGCTGCTTATCCCACCTGATGTACAGCAGCTGCCTAAAATCAGAAATACTAGACAATCATTTGCTTGTTTGTATTTCTTGAGGTGCTGCTGTTGATCCTCTAATAAAACTGCTTTTCcagagaggagcagaaaaaagTATACTTGCACTGAAAATGGACGTATATGAAGAACAACAGATGtatgttttgctgtgtttggaaAATGTATCTTGTCTTGTTCCATAGATGGATCGTATAAGCCTGCGCAGAAAGTATTGTTCTGGAAGCCTGTGTTATGggtttgatttttaaagtttACATGCAAGAGAAGCTTTATCCTTTTAACAGGATTTTCTTTTGTAGTTCAATGGGTCTCTGCTGTATTGTGACATGTTCAATATGGGTCACAGACTGAAGTTTGTGGATAAATAGTTTCCACTTTCTATAAAAGTCTCACACTGAAAATAAAGGCCAGAATTTAAGGATCCTTTTATTTCTCAAATCTCTGTCTCAAAGGGAAAATAACAAGCTCCTATGATCAAACCAAGACACTTGTAAGGTATCCAATTATTCACATTAcaggctatcaaaaaaaaaaaaaaagttcagcgcTAAGGGTTACAGGCAGACTCGAAATTCAGACAGCAGAACCCTTTCAATTGAATGCACACTTCAGTGCATTCTTGACTGCTTGGAGATATTAAGCACTCTTTTcacaaagaagcagaaacaagagTTAGTGGCCTTGAAGAGGAGTCTGTCTGTTACAGAAAACAAGTTTTTCCCACCTTCATGAACATAAGGGTCAGTCACCACAGCTACCAACATCTGAAAACCTACACTGCCAAAAGATGCAGTTACAGCACCTTCAGCAAGGGAaacgtgttgggggggggggggggaggcaggcagaggttgtttgtttgtttgattgttttaaaaatctttggCACACCACCTATATAGGAAACAACCTGATGAAGGGGCAGAGGAAACGTCACAGGCATATTTGTATCAGCACCTAGAGTCTCATAGGACACAGAGACAAAGACGAGGCCCTTGTTTTCTCCACAGAATTTCCTGCTTAAACCTTAGAGTCCTCCTAGAAACCATTAGCGTCTTTTATGGGCATAAAACCTCTACATATTTACTTCAGTGCTTTCTTAAGAGGTACAGTTTAGCCTTGAGAAAGCAGTTAACGCAGAAGAAAAACACTTGCACAAAATAAAGCTACACAGCGTTTATGTAGAAAAATTTATTCCATCCGAAGCACTTACACGCAATTAGTCATGAAGAGCATGGACAGTAACAGGTTGCTGGTGGAACAGGACTCCCTAGTGGAAGATGTGCAGGAACTAGTGGTCAAGGACTAACTCCTAAAAAAAGTAGTTCATCCACATTTAATTTGCTTTACGTATACCAGCTACCAATGCTGTTTTAGATTACCGGGCATGCCATCTGCGGTACATCAGTCGGTAAAAACATACACCTTTACAACTTGGTGGCCCCAAGTTTTAAAAAccatttcacagaaaggaaagaaatttatgTGAAAACACAGCTCAAGAAACACACAATAGAGCAAGATACATGGAAGTTGAACAATGTTCTGCAGGTATAGCTAACGTATCCATACCGCTGTTGCCCAGCAGAtgggaaaaaaggggaaggaaggaaggaaggaaagaatgaaaacccCAGAATTACCAGTAGAcaggaaaaatatagaaagaaatgTAACACTAGTTGAAGTCAGGATCTGCAAGTTTGTTTTGtatctgcaaaagcagaaaaatccacATAGGGACAGACTAACTAAAGGAATTCCAAAACTTCTGAGTCTTACTGAAGAGGACAAGACCTTCCACCCTTCATTTCTGAACTGCCAGTGGATTAACACTTTTATCATCTGCATGGCATTGGCTCAAGTATATTCTGGCAGCTCTACTAATTTAACTTTTGTTTAAATTAGGCAAAAACCTGTAGCTGTAGCAAGCTAAAaacagaagaaggggaaaaaaaaaaaaatcaagttcgcTCTGTGTGACAAAGGCAGCTAAAATGGGATAGCCAGCTCTATACACAGAGGTTGCTGTAGGAAATCTGAACAAGAAGCTACAGCACAGTACCAGCTGAGTCGGGCTAAGCCCTTATTGAAGGGAATACTCGCTGTCTGCGTGAAAAAGCACTGTTGATGGTATCTACATAAAGATGGCTGAACACAAAGTCTACGTGTGTCTCAAAACCAGTGTTAAGTCAATTTCAGGGttgagagggaagaaagggaaaagactaAAAACAGGAAAAGGTCATCATCTAGGATCCTTGACCTTCTGGATCCACACTTCCTTCAGGGTCTTCATCATTATATATGTTCTCAGCCTGTAAGACAAAGGAGATGGAAGAGCTGAAGAAGCAAGTAACGTGACATTTAACACGATTCCATCTGCTAGAACATCTTGAAAAGTTCTGGCAGTTTTTCAGCTGCGGATAAATTTCTCCTATCCGTGATCCCTCAAGGCCATTTAACATTAAAGCAGCAACACGAATGACCGTTTTCATTAAAGTCATGTTTTCAAAACATCTCAGAAGTATTCTGCAAATTATTGTAGCTTTTAGGTATCTGCCTTCTTAAGCTAATTAAAAGTAACTCTTGCTGCAGTGATTTCTAAAGAGTATTTTGCATACGTATACTACTTTCTCTACTTTGCAGCAGCACCTGCCAAAAGAACTATATAGAACTGTGTTAAGAACAGAGCCACTGTGAGCTGATTATATATTGACAAACAAAAGTTAGGGGAATGACCTTGTCAGAGGTCATTCAATCTACACAAGACTGTTTCCAAAAAACTTTTAACAGCTGCTAATTTGAGGTCAGCATACTTTCTCTACTTACTCCCACCCTTCTCCATCCACAGGAGGACGTTTATATTATTTGCAGAGATTTAATTCTTTAAGACAATAACTAACAGAAACCTCAATTTCCCCTCTGGTTCTCATGCACTGTGTTTGCATtcaaacacaaaagggaaaaaacttaCTTCTACTCTAGGGTGGTTTTTTTAATCATGAGAAACATGAAACAGCTTTTCAGTATTTGTAAATCCTTGTTTCTATCAAACCTAAAATGGATTTCACAATCCCTTTGAGATTTAGCTAGGGCTACAAAGCAAGTCATTCCGAGAGCTGTAAATAAAGCCAGGAACGCTGAAACCCAGGCAGTTCAACACTACCTCTTATCTACCACTTCCCGCACTTTCCCAAACAACTTACCATTTGCCAGACTTGCATGATATTATCTTCTGATACAGAACAAATTACCCAGGGTTCATTGGGATTCCAGGAGAAATCAGATATCTTTGCAGTATGACCACCGTGAATAAACTAGTATTGGAGAAACAACAGAGGAACGTTTTCAAATCTACATTGCAGAGATGAATTATAGGTCAAAAATTAATAAGACTCAAAAGACTTACCAAGAGCTCTGGAGGGCcatcctcagcatcctcaggGGACTGCTCTTCTCCAATTttactataataaaaaaaaaaaaaaaaagaggggggagaaaatgaggattttttttttccttttcaagtgtGATGCAATTCAAGAATAATACCTTGTCAGGACAACATGACTAATTGGAGATTTACCTCAAGTCCCAAACATTTAGCCTGCGGTCAGTGCCACTGGAGGCCAGTATGGTTTCATTATGGGGAGACCACTGAACCTACAGACAAGAATGAATTTAGAAAGGAAGTTAGTTTTAAGAAACCGTAGCATGGCAGACATTCGTGACCGTCACCACGGTATTTTGTATTATGAAAGCTTTATACAAATTCAAATTGACATCAACTTAATATGTGAATACACCCACTGATAAAATTCTAACACAGGAAGCACGTTTGTGAACATTCATACACTAAAGAGGCATTTGAGTTCCAAAATGTACCACACGTACCTTAACATGTAGTCTTTGTTACAGGATAGGTTACAAAGTGTAAATAACTCCCAAGGTTATTAGCTGCTCTTCACCTTAATACAGATTGCACAAATATAAACTACGTATTCCTTAAATTGGAGGAATGGCTTATAaatggaaggggagggggaagactaATTAAGCTTAATGGCCCAAAAGCTCACAGTTACCACCTCTGCTGGAGATAATATCTGCAAAACATATCACTTAATAGGATAACAAGATTAGGAAAGAGCACGCAGTTCTGCACATAAACCTGGCATTTCAAGATTCCACGTGTAATTTTACTTAGCGGTAACTACAGTCTTCAAGTAGTAATCCTTCTATCAAAAAAActctacatatttttcttctgagtcaTGCATGAGTTGGAAATATTGTTTCTGCTAAGCACATGCTACCAATGAAGTTAATGTTCTAAATTTACACTAGTAAAATTTGCAGTCGTTCATTGTCACTAGATGGCCTGGCAATCCCCTTAATTGGTCACCAGCCAAAGCCTTCCTATAGGACCAGGCTGAGAAGATGAAAATGCTGCAGCCATTTCATCGTGCCTCCCTGCTTCAATCTGCTGCCATGAATAATTTAGATGTGCTCTGTTCTGCTAGCATTTCACTGTTATGTTGCGGACAAAGCCTTCTACCATTTCCTTTTTACATCCTCCTCCTGGCTTTCCGGACACCCTTATCTGCATTGGAGTTCTGCCCTACACAGACAGCTATACGTCTGCACAACAATAAGCTAGAAAATCATGAGCAGATGAGAGAAAAGAATACATtcgtttttaatgaaaaaacatttaaatcaaaCATAAGTGGAAAATAATGTTTGTCGATTTTACAAGACAGCTAAGAAGAACCAAGACTAAGTGCATAAAAGATAAAGGCATTTTGTTATACctgaaatatttcatctttatGTGATTCAAAGGAGTGCAGCTTCAGTTTTAGGTTCCTCAAGTCCCATAAAGCAACAGTCtggtcaaaaacaaacaaaacaccaaaaaacccacatttttttctgaagtaaccAACACACACATCCACATTTATGCATCAGAAACTAAACAAACGTGTTCTGCGCTCTAGGCAGACACACCTTATCAGCTGATCCTGTAGCCAGGATAAATTCACTATAGGGATTGAAAGAGAGGCAGTTGACTTCAGCTGTGTGAGCATCCACTGAATGACTAGGCTTGGAGGTGTTATTCGATCGAGTATCCcaactgcaaaaacaaaacacaggattGAAACAAAGGTTTATATCCCATTTCACTGAGGGCCTAGGGTGTagctgggaaaggaaagggatggCAACAACTCGCAGTTTATAAAGACATTACTCCACTTACATCATGAGCTTCTGATCATCGGCAACAGATCCAAAAAGAGATTCATGGAGCAAGTGCCAGGATACATCTTCTACTACTGCTGTATGCCCTGTGAAGATGGTCTTTGCATCCACCACTTTGCCTTCTTTTGGAACAGCACTAATATCCCACAAGCAGATggtcttaaaataaacaaatcaacaGAGAGATTGCACCTTTAGACAGAAACTCTCTtcacctgccccctccccaaaaacaTGAACTTTTGCCAAACAAAGTGCAGATCGCATCACAGCTCTACGTGAAGTACTCACATGATCATCAGAAGCACTAAGCAAATGCCCGCTCAGGTTTGGGTTCCATGACAGCCCATAACCTTCCTTCTGATGTCCACGAAGACGTAGATCAGGGTTACACTCACCAGAAGGGTCTGTAAAGAGGCAGCATTAAGAACTCCAGTGCCTAACATCACCTCCAGCACATCACGGAATATTTGGCGTTAAGTCTTGCTGTGCTTTACTAAACTTTGCCTTGATATTTCCAACCGCACCTCTCTCTACCCTTTTGAGCGTTATCCCCAAACAAAGAATCACCTCATTAAAATAGAACGTACTGAGGCAACACACAGCAGATTGTCTTCTTGACCTAGTAAAAGCACACTGTAAGTTTTTCCAAGTTGCTGGTTTTCCAGCTGGATCACCTAGGAATGGTCCCTTCTAAATTAGTACCACATTGTACTAGCCGCTGAAGAGTCAAAGAAACCCACCTAGCCACCTCCATGCTTTGGCATGACACACCTGGTCTAGCTGAACAGAGTAACCCAGCTACTGCTCAAAAAAATCCTTCCCAAACAATCTGCTGGTGCGTCATGTTTCCTCCTCTCCAATTGCACGTAAGTGAGAAATGCACTTCTGATCCTCCCCACAAATGGCAAAACCAGTTATTCTATACGATCTTGCCCATGTCATCAGTAAATTCCTATTGCTTTCCTTATGGACCAGGAGAACAATGCAGCTACCCACCAAATCGGTTCCCAGCTGGCCACTAAGCACCTTCCACCACTCCAAAACCACTACACACACTGACATGATAAAACATGcagcaaagaagcaaaagaaacataCTTCTCTACAGACATATTGTATGTATATCTGGTATGTATATCTGTTTAAGCTTCatgtaaaatagtattttatactAAACATCCACTTCCCTTTCAATTTACAGATGACATGCAACCCACAAAACTTTTCAGTCTCTTTTGCACTGCCATCAGCCTTTTCTTAAGGAACGGCTAACAGAGATTTTTGCATGAGTTCCGAAACGCAGACATAACAAAGATGTAGGTACCTGGTTTGGAAGGGTGTTTGGTGTAATCAAAGACAAGGACATCACTGGATGGTGTCTTTGTAGCAATTATACATGGGTTTTGTGGCATGTAGCGTGCTCTGTTAACTTCTCCCTCGTGATTTATCTTGATTTCAATTTCAATTTTTCCACTAACTGACCCAAAGCCTCCAAACTCTGGAAATAAGAATTCAATAGATGTAAACAATACACCATTTTCAGACCAAACTAAAAAGATCCATACTCAACTACTGGGTACGACCAAGCGCATATTTTGATGgaatagtcattaaaaaaaaaaaatacacacaaccacacacacacacacacacactaactAAAATAACCCAGTTTTCAAACAGCATGTTATTCTCAATATCTATAGTTGTAGCATCAAAACATCAGGACTTTAGCTCTAAAGTTCAGAGCCAGTTAAAGACAGTTTGTTCCTGGAAACTTTTTGACTATTTTTTACTTACCAGCACAAGCCCAAAATTTATCAAATCTGAAACTCCTACCTGTACTAAAGGTAGGGTTATATTGAAACAGATACGCTGTAACTGCGCtttgaaacataaaaaaaattcagcaattcGGCATTGCAGAACAGTCCACATTCTGGTAAAAACAAACTGCTACACCATGTTTAAGATAGGGAACCATAATACAATTTGCTAAAGCTACCTTCTTGTTACAATTAAAGTCACAGTACCTTAAGGTACACAACTGCATGAGACCATTCCGGGAAaaagtttggtttttgttttgttttatttttaaatagaatattttatttttgagaaatactaaaataaaatagaaatagccAAACAAGATATTTATTAGACAACACTGTGTTCACAAATAACTCTAAGAATCTGAAGGATCAAAACGTCACTCACACAATCCAGGCTTCTGGTCAAAAGAACAGCTAATGGCTGGATCATTAAGGACTTTCATTATGTAAAAGGATTGATTCAATCaagtaaaaatgagaaatgcCTAACTAGTAGCAATGCTGACAGCCAACGAAGATTACGGAAAGCAGAGAATCCAAGCCTGATATACTGAACAAAATACAATCATCTTTTTATCCAAGAGGGACTGGCACAAATATCAGGCAGCAGAATTCAAACTGGAGAAGAACATTTGAAATGTTACACTCATCTAAAATAAACTCAGTGAGAAAGTCACGTATGCAGAAGAATACTTTATGTAAcacaaaagcaataataaaagaataataatcagCGCTGCATGAAACTCAATGCCAACGCATGATGAGGATAAGGAAGGGGGAGGTCTTTTCCTCATGTATTTTTACAGTAAGCGTACCACCTCCTTTCTTCAAAATGATATTAATAAGACATTATGTACGCACATGATACATTACATTTATCTGTTAATTAAGGGTACAGCTTAGAAATCAATTGGTTTGTTTCGTTTAGATGTAGTACCTGTGCTTTACTGCCTGAAAGCTAAGGAAAGACCAATATCCTAttaaaacagggaggaaaagatgGTTAAAACTCCACTTGGTTCGCACCTCTTGTCCCTTACCTCCTTTCTCACTATCATAGTGTGAAGCATCAAACTGTGCATCATCGTTAGGCAACTGCACACTAGCTATCACAAGATGATTTTGTTCATCTGAAGTATGGGTCCCCAGGACTAATCGGTGAATACTGAAATCTTTGCCCTCAGGTCTGGAAGAGAAGAGAATTAcatgagaaacaaaagaaagggtTTACATAGACACTGAGCTTATTAcgacacattttttttttgttgattacAGCTTCTAACACTAGTAACACCTTTTAGAGTTACCCTTGCTCTCCCTGCTCCAAATCCTCTTCCTTCTGAGGAAGATCACTTACTCTAACTCCAGACAGATCTCAACTTGTAAGTCTCATAGCACAGTCCCTATCTCTAAATATCAGAAACAGATCCCCACCATTCCCTTGCCTTCTTTTAAGAGGCATTTGCAACGCTCCCATAGTAAAACTCTGAGGCATGTGAACATTAACTGCAAGCAGAACATTGGTCTGGAAGCTTAGGACAACGCCATGGTTAT from the Struthio camelus isolate bStrCam1 chromosome 23, bStrCam1.hap1, whole genome shotgun sequence genome contains:
- the RBBP4 gene encoding histone-binding protein RBBP4 isoform X1 — protein: MADKEAAFDDAVEERVINEEYKIWKKNTPFLYDLVMTHALEWPSLTAQWLPDVTRPEGKDFSIHRLVLGTHTSDEQNHLVIASVQLPNDDAQFDASHYDSEKGEFGGFGSVSGKIEIEIKINHEGEVNRARYMPQNPCIIATKTPSSDVLVFDYTKHPSKPDPSGECNPDLRLRGHQKEGYGLSWNPNLSGHLLSASDDHTICLWDISAVPKEGKVVDAKTIFTGHTAVVEDVSWHLLHESLFGSVADDQKLMIWDTRSNNTSKPSHSVDAHTAEVNCLSFNPYSEFILATGSADKTVALWDLRNLKLKLHSFESHKDEIFQVQWSPHNETILASSGTDRRLNVWDLSKIGEEQSPEDAEDGPPELLFIHGGHTAKISDFSWNPNEPWVICSVSEDNIMQVWQMAENIYNDEDPEGSVDPEGQGS
- the RBBP4 gene encoding histone-binding protein RBBP4 isoform X2, which produces MTHALEWPSLTAQWLPDVTRPEGKDFSIHRLVLGTHTSDEQNHLVIASVQLPNDDAQFDASHYDSEKGEFGGFGSVSGKIEIEIKINHEGEVNRARYMPQNPCIIATKTPSSDVLVFDYTKHPSKPDPSGECNPDLRLRGHQKEGYGLSWNPNLSGHLLSASDDHTICLWDISAVPKEGKVVDAKTIFTGHTAVVEDVSWHLLHESLFGSVADDQKLMIWDTRSNNTSKPSHSVDAHTAEVNCLSFNPYSEFILATGSADKTVALWDLRNLKLKLHSFESHKDEIFQVQWSPHNETILASSGTDRRLNVWDLSKIGEEQSPEDAEDGPPELLFIHGGHTAKISDFSWNPNEPWVICSVSEDNIMQVWQMAENIYNDEDPEGSVDPEGQGS